A stretch of Primulina tabacum isolate GXHZ01 chromosome 13, ASM2559414v2, whole genome shotgun sequence DNA encodes these proteins:
- the LOC142523307 gene encoding potassium channel KAT1-like isoform X2 → MSFSYKRNFLQRFCIEDFQVSTGIQGGFFSNDLLPTLGDGIGRATVLRKHIISPFDPRYRAWEMFLILLVIYSAWISPFQFAFLTYKQDGLFIADNIVNGFFAVDIVLTFFVAYLDRTTYLFIDDPRKIAIRYLSTWFLFDVCSTVPFQSLCLLFTDNNGGIGFKLLSMLRLWRLRRVSSMFARLEKDIRFNYFWIRCTKLVSVTLFAVHCAGCFNYMIAYRYPDPKQTWIGAVYPNFKQMSLWDIYVTSMYWSIVTLTTTGYGDLHAENQREMLFDIFYMLFNLGLTAYLIGNMTNLVVHWTSRTRNFRDTVNAATEFTRRNQLPQHIEDQMLSHICLKFKTAGLKQQETLNGMPNAIRSSIARHLFYPVIRNVHLFNGVSHDFLFQMVPEMEAEYYSAKEDLILQNEASTDTYIVVSGAVELVVKIDGHDQVMGKVCKGETFGEIGVLLKKPQPYGARTTEVSHILQLKSTAFLDILRQNPADESIVMNNLFQHRESNKTLIR, encoded by the exons ATGTCGTTTTCGTACAAGAGAAACTTCTTGCAGCGCTTTTGCATAGAGGACTTCCAAGTGAGCACGGGGATTCAGGGTGGTTTCTTCTCCAATGATCTTCTTCCGACGCTCGGGGATGGGATCGGTAGAGCAACGGTGCTTAGGAAACACATCATCTCCCCATTCGATCCCCGATACAG GGCTTGGGAGATGTTTCTGATTCTGCTTGTCATTTATTCGGCGTGGATCTCTCCGTTTCAGTTCGCATTTCTGACTTACAAACAGGATGGCCTATTCATTGCTGATAACATTGTCAATGGTTTCTTTGCTGTTGATATTGTTCTCACCTTCTTCGTGGCGTATCTCGATCGCACGACGTATCTCTTCATCGATGATCCTAGAAAAATAGCAATAAG GTATCTGTCAACCTGGTTCCTTTTCGACGTATGCTCGACGGTACCTTTTCAATCCCTCTGCCTTCTATTCACAGACAATAATGGTGGGATTGGCTTTAAATTGCTGAGCATGTTACGACTTTGGCGTCTCAGACGAGTCAGCTCCATGTTTGCAAG GCTCGAAAAAGACATCCGTTTCAACTATTTCTGGATTCGCTGCACGAAACTCGTATCT GTAACTTTATTCGCTGTACATTGTGCCGGATGCTTCAACTATATGATTGCATATAGGTACCCCGATCCGAAACAAACTTGGATTGGAGCAGTCTACCCGAATTTCAAACAAATGAGTCTTTGGGACATATATGTAACTTCCATGTACTGGTCTATTGTAACACTAACTACAACAGGATACGGAGACTTACACGCTGAGAACCAGAGAGAGATGCTTTTCGATATCTTCTACATGCTTTTCAACTTAGGATTGACAGCTTATCTCATAGGAAACATGACAAACCTTGTAGTTCACTGGACCAGCCGAACTAGAAACTTC AGGGATACTGTAAATGCAGCCACTGAATTCACCAGAAGAAACCAATTGCCACAGCATATAGAAGATCAGATGTTGTCACATATTTGCCTCAAATTTAAAACAGCAGGATTGAAACAGCAAGAGACTTTGAACGGGATGCCAAACGCCATTCGTTCTAGCATCGCACGCCATCTGTTCTACCCCGTCATACGAAATGTCCATCTCTTCAATGGGGTATCACATGACTTCCTATTTCAAATG GTCCCGGAAATGGAAGCGGAGTACTATTCTGCCAAAGAAGATCTCATTCTACAAAACGAGGCGTCGACAGACACATACATAGTGGTGTCAGGGGCAGTG GAGTTGGTTGTAAAGATCGATGGCCATGATCAA GTAATGGGAAAGGTTTGTAAAGGGGAAACGTTTGGAGAAATTGGGGTGCTACTTAAAAAGCCTCAGCCATATGGTGCTCGAACAACCGAAGTTTCTCATATATTACAGCTAAAAAGTACCGCGTTTCTCGACATTCTTCGACAAAATCCAGCAGACGAGAGCATTGTCATGAACAATCTTTTCCAG CATAGAGAATCCAACAAAACTTTAATCCGATGA
- the LOC142523307 gene encoding potassium channel KAT1-like isoform X1 has product MSFSYKRNFLQRFCIEDFQVSTGIQGGFFSNDLLPTLGDGIGRATVLRKHIISPFDPRYRAWEMFLILLVIYSAWISPFQFAFLTYKQDGLFIADNIVNGFFAVDIVLTFFVAYLDRTTYLFIDDPRKIAIRYLSTWFLFDVCSTVPFQSLCLLFTDNNGGIGFKLLSMLRLWRLRRVSSMFARLEKDIRFNYFWIRCTKLVSVTLFAVHCAGCFNYMIAYRYPDPKQTWIGAVYPNFKQMSLWDIYVTSMYWSIVTLTTTGYGDLHAENQREMLFDIFYMLFNLGLTAYLIGNMTNLVVHWTSRTRNFRDTVNAATEFTRRNQLPQHIEDQMLSHICLKFKTAGLKQQETLNGMPNAIRSSIARHLFYPVIRNVHLFNGVSHDFLFQMVPEMEAEYYSAKEDLILQNEASTDTYIVVSGAVELVVKIDGHDQVMGKVCKGETFGEIGVLLKKPQPYGARTTEVSHILQLKSTAFLDILRQNPADESIVMNNLFQKLQAWRSFDIEGQTNPSLNQTNFHDRETKSNQISETKKSDMDQNPWSEDVRTALHSAVQQGNLEMAMILLENGLKQPRKESPFIGITHFQTSSSQS; this is encoded by the exons ATGTCGTTTTCGTACAAGAGAAACTTCTTGCAGCGCTTTTGCATAGAGGACTTCCAAGTGAGCACGGGGATTCAGGGTGGTTTCTTCTCCAATGATCTTCTTCCGACGCTCGGGGATGGGATCGGTAGAGCAACGGTGCTTAGGAAACACATCATCTCCCCATTCGATCCCCGATACAG GGCTTGGGAGATGTTTCTGATTCTGCTTGTCATTTATTCGGCGTGGATCTCTCCGTTTCAGTTCGCATTTCTGACTTACAAACAGGATGGCCTATTCATTGCTGATAACATTGTCAATGGTTTCTTTGCTGTTGATATTGTTCTCACCTTCTTCGTGGCGTATCTCGATCGCACGACGTATCTCTTCATCGATGATCCTAGAAAAATAGCAATAAG GTATCTGTCAACCTGGTTCCTTTTCGACGTATGCTCGACGGTACCTTTTCAATCCCTCTGCCTTCTATTCACAGACAATAATGGTGGGATTGGCTTTAAATTGCTGAGCATGTTACGACTTTGGCGTCTCAGACGAGTCAGCTCCATGTTTGCAAG GCTCGAAAAAGACATCCGTTTCAACTATTTCTGGATTCGCTGCACGAAACTCGTATCT GTAACTTTATTCGCTGTACATTGTGCCGGATGCTTCAACTATATGATTGCATATAGGTACCCCGATCCGAAACAAACTTGGATTGGAGCAGTCTACCCGAATTTCAAACAAATGAGTCTTTGGGACATATATGTAACTTCCATGTACTGGTCTATTGTAACACTAACTACAACAGGATACGGAGACTTACACGCTGAGAACCAGAGAGAGATGCTTTTCGATATCTTCTACATGCTTTTCAACTTAGGATTGACAGCTTATCTCATAGGAAACATGACAAACCTTGTAGTTCACTGGACCAGCCGAACTAGAAACTTC AGGGATACTGTAAATGCAGCCACTGAATTCACCAGAAGAAACCAATTGCCACAGCATATAGAAGATCAGATGTTGTCACATATTTGCCTCAAATTTAAAACAGCAGGATTGAAACAGCAAGAGACTTTGAACGGGATGCCAAACGCCATTCGTTCTAGCATCGCACGCCATCTGTTCTACCCCGTCATACGAAATGTCCATCTCTTCAATGGGGTATCACATGACTTCCTATTTCAAATG GTCCCGGAAATGGAAGCGGAGTACTATTCTGCCAAAGAAGATCTCATTCTACAAAACGAGGCGTCGACAGACACATACATAGTGGTGTCAGGGGCAGTG GAGTTGGTTGTAAAGATCGATGGCCATGATCAA GTAATGGGAAAGGTTTGTAAAGGGGAAACGTTTGGAGAAATTGGGGTGCTACTTAAAAAGCCTCAGCCATATGGTGCTCGAACAACCGAAGTTTCTCATATATTACAGCTAAAAAGTACCGCGTTTCTCGACATTCTTCGACAAAATCCAGCAGACGAGAGCATTGTCATGAACAATCTTTTCCAG AAACTCCAAGCATGGAGAAGCTTCGATATCGAGGGACAAACCAATCCAAGCTTGAACCAAACCAATTTCCACGATAGGGAAACCAAGTCGAATCAAATCAGTGAAACCAAGAAAAGCGACATGGATCAGAATCCATGGTCCGAGGATGTCCGAACAGCTCTACATTCTGCTGTCCAGCAAGGGAATCTTGAGATGGCCATGATTTTGCTGGAGAATGGACTAAAACAGCCAAGAAAAGAGTCACCATTCATAGGCATAACACACTTCCAAACAAGCAGCTCGCAAAGCTGA
- the LOC142522913 gene encoding clp protease adapter protein ClpF, chloroplastic-like yields MVQSMLINALAPSSCGVTCGLNEECRRNLGQIKEPHLFLGIGKSCLCSYGGRASHLGAFDTSRPGSWRVGAGWLFKGGDKGANLDASCEQSEIANEDILMFFFEIDLATRVQYALNLEQYDIAKQLRNKLTEVESEVIKLRENRRGPVAKSEAQDMAISILRLRAELQNAIQSEKYDFAADLRDKISKLEAESLTASVKARAFENAQYAFRLGQKVKHKLFGYRAVICGMDPVCCESKSWMECAKIDKLTRGPDQPFYQVLVDANEDPNLLVAYVPEENLLAPEKQDKDKFDHPYASFLFYGMDGAGDFIPIKQLREKYNQRRHELPYNPQDEDDGKDA; encoded by the exons ATGGTGCAAAGCATGTTAATTAATGCATTAGCGCCTTCTAGTTGCGGCGTTACTTGTGGATTGAACGAAGAATGTAGAAGAAATTTGGGTCAAATAAAGGAACCCCATTTGTTTCTTGGGATTGGAAAATCATGCTTGTGTTCTTATGGTGGAAGAGCCTCGCACCTTGGGGCGTTTGATACATCTAGACCTGGATCGTGGAGAGTTGGAGCTGGATGGTTGTTCAAAGGGGGTGATAAGGGAGCCAATTTGGATGCCAGCTGCGAGCAAAGTGAAATCGCCAACGAGGATATACTAATGTTTTTCTTTGAGATCGACTTAGCGACACGGGTACAG TATGCTTTGAATTTGGAGCAGTATGACATTGCCAAGCAGCTGAGGAACAAGTTGACTGAG GTTGAATCAGAGGTAATCAAGCTACGGGAAAATAGAAGGGGGCCAGTAGCAAAAAGTGAAGCTCAAGATATGGCTATAAGTATCTTACGGCTACG TGCAGAACTGCAGAATGCGATTCAGAGTGAGAAATATGATTTTGCAGCTGATTTAAGAGACAAAATTTCCAAGCTTGAAGCAGAGTCACTGACGGCATCAGTAAAAGCACGAGCATTTGAGAATGCTCAATATGCTTTCCGTTTAGGCCAGAAAGTGAAGCATAAATTATTTG GTTATCGAGCTGTCATTTGCGGCATGGATCCGGTGTGCTGTGAGTCAAAATCTTGGATGGAATGCGCAAAAATCGATAAGCTGACTCGCGGTCCGGATCAACCATTTTATCAG GTATTGGTTGATGCAAATGAAGACCCCAACCTTCTAGTAGCATACG TCCCCGAAGAGAATTTACTTGCCCCTGAAAAGCAAGACAAG gataaatttgatCATCCTTACGCCTCTTTTTTGTTTTACGGCATGGATGGTGCTGGAGATTTCATCCCAATAAAACAGCTGCGCGAAAAGTACAACCAGCGTCGCCATGAACTTCCATACAATCCACAGGATGAAGATGATGGAAAAGATGCTTGA